The following coding sequences are from one Onychomys torridus chromosome 16, mOncTor1.1, whole genome shotgun sequence window:
- the LOC118597167 gene encoding keratin, type II cytoskeletal 2 oral-like — MNRQACKKSFSCGSQGFSGHSAVVSGSSRRSCVARTGAARAGACGFRSGAGSFGSQSLYSLGGSRSISMSVAAGGSQTGGFSGGLGSCGSGHGGGYGGGFGGSRGMGGGFGGASGFGGASGFGRPGGFGPGGCPGGIQEVTINQSLLQPLNVEIDPQIGQVKAQEREQIKTLNNKFASFIDKVRFLEQQNKVLETKWALLQQQTTGSGSGPQSLEPFFESYISCLRKTLDSLMLEKGSLEGELKSMQDLVEDFKKKYEDEVNRRTAAENEFVGVKKDVDVAYMNKVELQAKVDSLTDEINFLRTLYDMELSQMQSHVSDTSVVLSMDNNRCLDLDSIISEVKAQYEDIAQRSKAEAEALYQTKLGELQTTAGRHGDDLRSTKSEIMDLNRMIQRLQAEIENIKKQNTNLQTSIAEAEQRGDGALKDADAKLQDLQAAMQKAKDDLARLLRDYQELMNIKLALDVEIATYRKLLEGEECRMSGECQSDVCISVVSNVTSTSSSSGGFRGSGGSSGSGGFRGSGGSNYGEVSSGRNSSSRDSTGSRLGREGSVSVSQRGMGSNSGGTQASVGGSYKSGRGGSSVHFYQTTSSSQQRSK, encoded by the exons ATGAACAGACAAGCCTGCAAGAAGTCCTTCAGCTGCGGGAGCCAGGGCTTCTCTGGCCACTCGGCTGTGGTGTccggcagcagcaggaggagctgCGTGGCACGCACTGGGGCAGCCCGTGCAGGGGCTTGTGGGTTCCGGAGCGGAGCAGGAAGCTTTGGCAGTCAGAGCCTCTACAGCCTGGGTGGCAGCAGGAGTATTTCTATGAGTGTGGCGGCTGGTGGCTCCCAGACTGGTGGCTTCAGTGGAGGGCTTGGCAGCTGTGGCAGTGGCCATGGAGGTGGCTATGGAGGTGGCTTTGGTGGTAGCAGAGGAATGGGAGGTGGCTTTGGAGGAGCATCTGGATTTGGGGGAGCTAGTGGCTTTGGTAGGCCCGGAGGCTTTGGTCCTGGTGGCTGCCCTGGGGGAATCCAGGAAGTGACCATCAACCAGAGCCTCCTGCAGCCCCTCAATGTGGAGATTGACCCCCAGATTGGGCAAGTGAAGGCCCAGGAGCGTGAACAGATCAAGACACTCAACAACAAGTTTGCCTCCTTCATCGACAAG GTGCGATTCCTGGAGCAGCAGAACAAGGTCCTGGAGACCAAGTGGGCTCTGCTCCAGCAGCAGACCACAGGCTCCGGCTCAGGCCCCCAGAGTTTGGAACCTTTCTTTGAATCCTACATCAGCTGCTTGCGCAAGACGTTAGATTCACTGATGTTGGAGAAGGGAAGCCTGGAGGGAGAGCTGAAGAGCATGCAAGACCTGGTGGAAGACTTCAAAAAGAA GTATGAAGATGAAGTCAACAGGCGCACTGCTGCAGAGAATGAGTTTGTAGGGGTGAAGAAG gaTGTAGATGTTGCTTATATGAACAAGGTGGAGCTGCAGGCTAAAGTGGACAGCCTGACAGATGAAATCAACTTTCTGAGGACTCTCTATGACATG GAGCTGTCCCAGATGCAGAGCCACGTCAGTGACACATCTGTGGTCTTGTCCATGGACAACAACCGCTGCTTGGACCTGGACAGCATCATCTCTGAGGTCAAGGCACAGTATGAGGACATTGCCCAGAGGAGtaaggctgaggctgaggccctGTACCAGACCAAG CTTGGGGAATTGCAGACCACAGCTGGAAGGCACGGGGATGACCTGAGGAGCACCAAGAGCGAGATCATGGATCTCAACAGGATGATCCAGAGACTTCAAGCAGAAATTGAGAACATCAAGAAGCAG AACACCAACCTGCAGACATCCATTGCAGAAGCTGAGCAGCGTGGTGACGGGGCCCTCAAGGATGCTGATGCCAAACTCCAAGACTTGCAGGCTGCCATGCAGAAGGCCAAGGATGACCTGGCCCGGCTGCTGCGTGACTACCAGGAGCTGATGAATATCAAGCTGGCCCTGGACGTGGAGATCGCCACCTACCGCAAGCTGTTGGAGGGCGAGGAGTGCAG GATGTCTGGAGAATGTCAGAGTGATGTGTGCATTT CGGTGGTCAGCAATGTCACCAGCACAAGCAGCAGCTCTGGAGGCTTCAGAGGGTCTGGTGGCAGCAGCGGCTCTGGGGGCTTCAGAGGGTCCGGTGGCAGCAACTATGGAGAGGTCAGCAGTGgcaggaacagcagcagcagggacagcACTGGGAGCAGGCTTGGCCGTGAAGGCAGCGTCTCTGTAAGCCAGCGAGGAATGGGCTCTAACTCTGGCGGTACCCAGGCCTCCGTAGGTGGCAGTTACAAGTCTGGCAGAGGAGGCAGCAGCGTCCACTTCTATCAGACTACCAGTTCTAGCCAGCAGCGCTCCAAGTGA